In Candidatus Poribacteria bacterium, the genomic window CGGATCCAGCGGCTGCCCACGTTAGTGTTCCGATGGCACCGTCATGAATGAGCCTGCGAATCTCTTGATGGATCGGACGGAGCATCTCACCTGGGGATGCTACCAATTTTACACCCTTACGCGCTGCGGATTCAATGAGATCGTCCGCTTCATCAACGGTGGTTGTCATTGTTTTGTTGAAGTGGGCATGAACACCGTGCTCAATGGCAAGTTTTCCTTGCTCATAGTGGAGACCGATGGGTGAGGCGATACTAACAGCGTCTACGTGTCCGTCTGATAGAAGTGCCTCATAAGTTTCGTAAGCGTGTGGCACCTTGAATTTTTCGGACGCGGCTTGTGCTCTACCTGGCACTGGGTCGCAGACAGCGGTTACTTCTAATCTATCTTGAACGTCGTCTTGTGTAAGGTGTGGCAGGATCCCGCGCACGGCGATGCTCCCGACACCGACAACACCGATCCGTACTCTATCACTGGTGGTTCCCATGATAATTCCTCCAATTTTGGCTATTGGTTATTAGCCATCCGCTGGCGGCTGTCAGTCACTCGTTTGTGACGGACAAAACATTTGTAAAGCCCACAACACCCTACTGACTGCTGAGAGTAGAGTGGAACGGAACGCCCTGACCGCTGACGGCTATTCCCGCCACGATGTTTCGTGCCGCCATCCGACAGCGGATTTGAGTTTATCGCAATTGATAAAAGATTGATGTCCTTGAAGTGTTCTGATTTTCGGAAGCAGTTCGGGTTTAAAACGTTCGACGAGTTCCTGAGAGGGTTCCAACGCTGAGGTATCATCGGCATTGAGAAAATAGACACCGTGTGGTGGTAGGGTGTCTGCTTTTTCCATGAGTAGACGGTGTGCGCTTGCAACATCTTCGCTTCCGACCCAACACCAGAGCCACGGGGTCCAACTCGTCGTCGGTTTGGCGTTTACTTTCATCTGATTGCGTCGTTCTTCTGGACTGATACCAGCGGGGCGCGTCACATAAGTGCGGATACCATACGCACGGGTATAACTCGCTAACAGGTCCTCACCACAACGTTTGGAGAAACTATAGGAGTCTTCAGGGTAGCAAGGGTGTTCTTCGTCAAGTGGCAGGTAGTCTATCGGGATATGGGTTTTGCTAATTCGGAAGCCGTGTCCCAGTGCGCAGTTGCTGCCGCACATCACGACTGTTTGCACATCTGCTTCAATTGCGGCTTGCATGAGGTAATAGGTGCCGAGCATATTTGTTTTAAAGGTTGCATCGAAAGGGATGCCTTTCTCGGCTGCGTCTGCCCGTAAATCTGGGTGATCGACCGGATTCGGCTGTGCGCCGAGGTGCTGGATTGCGTCCACGCCTTCAACGGCGCGCTGACAGTCCTCAAAATTGTTTAAGTCGCCTTGGATAAATGGAAGATGTGCGAATTCATCGGGTGGATTTCTACGTGACATCAGCACCAGCGAGTGTCCTTCAGTTTCCAATTCTCGAATGACGAACTGACCGAGCCTACCGCTGGCACCCGTTATTAATATTTGCATTTTTTTACTATTGCCTCTGAGCTGCCCTTTCGTTTTTTTGCCGATGGTTGTCGGTTATCAATTGACCGACAACCAATAACCGATAATCAAAAAGAGTTGACAGGTCTGCCTCTGTCGTCTATGATTATAATACATTATAGCACCGCCTTGAATTTTGTCAAGTGAACCGAACTACGGGGGGAAATGGTAATGTATGATGCTGACGTACACTTTAAGAACTTATATGATACTGTTCCACGAACGTATGAATTTCAGGAGACCTCACGCGAAGGTTTCTTAACGTGGCAAGCGGCTTTTCGTCCGAAGCTTCGGGAAATCCTCGGTTTAGATAATATGGAATCCGATCTGGCGGACTATGTGCCGAAAGCCGAGCAGCTGGAAGTTTTGGATATGGATGACCACTTTCGGGAGAGTTGGTATTTGTGGGTAGAACCGACAGTGCCACTGCCGTTCTATCTCCTTCGTCCGAAGACGATAGAAGGCAAGCTTCCACTGGTGCTTGCGCCGCACGGACATAATCATCCGCATATCTATGCCGGTATTGCACATTCGGAATCAGAAGAGAAACACATGTTGGAGGGTGAACGTGACATCGCACGGCAGGCAGTTGTTGAGGAGGGTTATATCGCCATTGCCCCCACGACGCGCGCTTTCGGTGAGACGCGCACCGAAGCAGATAAAGAAGCCGATAATACGCATTCCTGCCGACACCAGTTGGTTCATAGTATACTGGTCGGACGGACGCCGA contains:
- a CDS encoding acetylxylan esterase, yielding MYDADVHFKNLYDTVPRTYEFQETSREGFLTWQAAFRPKLREILGLDNMESDLADYVPKAEQLEVLDMDDHFRESWYLWVEPTVPLPFYLLRPKTIEGKLPLVLAPHGHNHPHIYAGIAHSESEEKHMLEGERDIARQAVVEEGYIAIAPTTRAFGETRTEADKEADNTHSCRHQLVHSILVGRTPIGERVWDMSRLIDWATEHLPVDANRIAITGNSGGGTVSLFAAACETRITVAMPSCYFCTFEGSIGMIRHCECNYVPGVMRLGEMYDVAGLIAPRPFCAIAGRDDGIFPIDHVALAYERLKSIYATAGVADRCALFIGEGGHRYYKAGAWPFLRRYFSE
- a CDS encoding NAD(P)-dependent oxidoreductase; translated protein: MQILITGASGRLGQFVIRELETEGHSLVLMSRRNPPDEFAHLPFIQGDLNNFEDCQRAVEGVDAIQHLGAQPNPVDHPDLRADAAEKGIPFDATFKTNMLGTYYLMQAAIEADVQTVVMCGSNCALGHGFRISKTHIPIDYLPLDEEHPCYPEDSYSFSKRCGEDLLASYTRAYGIRTYVTRPAGISPEERRNQMKVNAKPTTSWTPWLWCWVGSEDVASAHRLLMEKADTLPPHGVYFLNADDTSALEPSQELVERFKPELLPKIRTLQGHQSFINCDKLKSAVGWRHETSWRE